Proteins co-encoded in one Pogona vitticeps strain Pit_001003342236 chromosome 9, PviZW2.1, whole genome shotgun sequence genomic window:
- the PLEKHG2 gene encoding pleckstrin homology domain-containing family G member 2 isoform X2, whose amino-acid sequence MWEQKGSAATRGSKDLLGLLVALIRLVLAARLGAKHPLTMPEGACRGSTRKGGREAPRPSSVSSLGGLGSHMASNPFSGSCTSMNTVCSDSDRPASLSSSASSASLQDHQSVFGGSGGLGGGPPSYTPQNGSDISLDLTPVSLLDGMGEAPGGAGRHHGWSPGLARAKERQAKRSHLDRVVQEILETEQAYVRDLRSIVEDYLGCIINCEKLPLKPDQVSALFCNIEDIYEFNSDLLEDMQRNPCAHAVAECFVQRSEEFDLYTLYCMNYPNSVSVLRECMEDEAVARFFRERQATLSHFLPLETYLLKPVQRILKYHLLLQELVKHYEKSRPGYDTVEEASITMTAVAWYINDMKRKQEHATRLQEIQGLLVGWNGPELGAFGELILEGQFRVPRARKERVFFLLSKVLLITKRRGEAFIYKSHIFCCNLALQENTKEATSFKISDLSIPKQQHVVQVKNQEEKRLWIHYLKRLIVENHPASIPQKAKQVLLENSFQGSPGVLSSAESPKKPLPSPWLDESLACARSRRQSEPPEYMYSPERARRSCPILALEKSTSCRRDRRPSDVAKLKHTDSEGDLYAATERPLPSRTPTATLASGRTEMGAEDSGQEEGEEGEFLLPEEATASGLSITEEILELLSQRGLDKEAAGKGRSFPLEEGGQEASGQALQEPPLQESPLEAPGKEEEGIAKEGGEEEEEEEEGDPQKEPSLGVTPHVLPLQADGLRPEPPPELRPPFASDSSEEDEEEEQLLQQEGSSGPSPLHVLETLAPEEGSGRAEEPSQSTWGTQEAPNQEGQPPEGTEASSHSACPPQSLLAPMSRDERMEVKAEGGAQRDLTLTRSDWLLIEKIKNYYEGVGPASTAPGLAKKDWAPPVPAGVVRESILHFNSIWRQNDVQDWEVGGARVRKPLPQLGASSPGGGDSGRSRSRSCQEEGRGLLPISLDPSKRGRSCSESGQSTESTEPSRCCIGQTPSASCENSHQGWSPSGDMESDATHKPSVPGSGSGLEEEGPAGSEFRSCAEIRRAWQEKERSAMDTPKKGGKVRVNRESHSSPEMPVYAEPLYIVEDSDLEDPPSASKGDPEVAAKVRMGAKGRQEAEGVAEDASSPLPSFDLYESSGDPCLLENSERILSKVQALAKMYSEKISRLKAPKRVTERKPGVRPLQQRRGPSGSLLAGVQEGKPGSSFPHCEPRVYGHILIQEPLHHVIGVQENTPLVAATRGTAFELHSERPPLLLSPDLLGPLRQELPCPPSRSPCVQSGACLPSAATEAAATHQGRSFPGSPPRPLSPEPEVDPSTPKAPSKGGDPSSHPGLATEATLRATKLEETPWTLGLDKGSRQAGQPSCGSEMQPGVPVATRMPESQQSQDSHDVPSAPRVSGPTEEATDKPPGSSAESPQLQKQAEPPSLPNSSSPGRAESPSGRADPMKLPGRGRREVPVPALSAEASRREPGACSGVAPHPGPLPEHSRAAPPPLPSSSSSPLPAGAGTAVKGPPPANAPGLLAVEAEAVVAESPGPLHEGRQTAPLPKLLPSSSPVRRCLSSSAAAISRYLAASCISHSLAKKNGGPPLEETPVPARPFPSGGAPGGPPADPLALLPRAAPKASSRGGRLGSCLPREGCQPSGSGPPSPTRHKALLATVQAFEPRVRFASASEPNSRAQSPSAAKPRVCSPPPTSPPTSSFTPLSAHPHGQPTGSVLSPVALRPDTAGRSHSCPQVAPSSLPDGRLTESLAPSPCAGPPDLGGLQWPNVPGLCLKYVNRERRPSSPQRRPPPEGQGSPSPAFPFSGADAAPRTDRNHQRASYSTTVNIQIGGSGRIASFSNAQVSLTHHPLLATPEPLSARKVNGSALEAPQNT is encoded by the exons ATGTGGGAGCAAAAGGGGTCGGCAGCCACCAGAGGTTCTAAAGACTTGCTGGGCCTTCTTGTTGCATTGATCCGTCTTGTTTTGGCTGCTCG GTTGGGCGCCAAACATCCTCTCACCATGCCCGAGGGGGCCTGCAGGGGCAGCACCAGGAAAGGAGGTCGAGAAG CACCCCGGCCCTCCTCCGTCTCCTCCCTGGGTGGCCTTGGCTCCCACATGGCGTCCAACCCCTTCTCGGGCAGCTGCACCTCCATGAACACCGTGTGTTCGGACAGTGACCGCCCTGCCAGCCTCAGCTCCTCGGCGTCTTCGGCCTCCCTCCAGGACCACCAGAGCGTctttggtggcagtggtggcctGGGAGGCGGCCCCCCATCGTACACCCCCCAAAACGGCAGTGACATCAGCCTGGACCTCACGCCCGTGTCCCTCCTGGATGGGATGGGAGAAGCCCCCGGGGGCGCCGGGCGGCATCACGGCTGGTCCCCCGGCTTGGCCAGGGCCAAGGAACGGCAGGCCAAGCGCTCCCACCTGGACCGGGTTGTCCAAGAAATCCTGGAGACAGAGCAGGCGTATGTCAGGGACCTGAGGAGCATCGTGGAG GACTACCTGGGCTGCATCATCAATTGCGAGAAGCTGCCGCTCAAGCCAGATCAAGTCAGCGCCTTGTTTTGCAACATCGAAGACATCTACGAGTTCAACAG CGACCTGCTGGAAGATATGCAGCGGAACCCCTGTGCCCACGCCGTGGCCGAGTGCTTCGTCCAGCGG AGTGAAGAATTCGATCTCTACACCTTGTACTGCATGAACTACCCCAA tTCTGTCTCGGTGCTGCGGGAATGCATGGAGGACGAGGCCGTGGCCAGATTCTTCCGGGAGAGACAAGCCACCCTCTCGCACTTCCTGCCCTTGGAGACCTACCTCCTCAAGCCTGTCCAGCGCATCCTGAAGTACCACCTGCTGCTCCAG gaaCTGGTGAAACATTACGAGAAGAGCCGTCCAGGTTATGACACGGTCGAAGAGGCTAGCATCACCATGACAGCTGTGGCTTGGTACATCAACGACATGAAGCGCAAGCAGGAGCACGCCACTCGGCTGCAG gAAATCCAGGGTCTCCTGGTGGGCTGGAATGGTCCAGAGCTGGGGGCGTTTGGTGAGCTGATCCTCGAGGGGCAGTTCCGGGTGCCTCGTGCACGGAAGGAGAGGGTCTTCTTCCTCCTCAGCAAGGTCCTCCTGATCACCAAGAGGCGCGGCGAAGCCTTCATCTACAAGAGCCACATCTTT tGCTGCAACCTGGCCCTGCAGGAGAACACCAAGGAGGCCACGAGCTTCAAGATCTCTGACCTGTCCATCCCTAAACAGCAGCATGTGGTCCAG GTGAAGAACCAGGAAGAAAAACGCCTGTGGATCCATTACCTGAAGCGTTTGATTGTGGAAAATCACCCGGCGTCCATTCCTCAGAAG GCCAAGCAGGTCCTGCTGGAGAACAGCTTCCAGG GTTCTCCTGGGGTCCTCTCCAGCGCTGAGTCTCCCAAGAAGCCCCTGCCTTCCCCGTGGCTGGATGAGTCCCTGGCATGCGCTCGCAGCAGGCGGCAGTCGG AGCCTCCGGAGTACATGTACAGCCCCGAGAGAGCCCGGAGAAGCTGCCCCATCTTAGCGCTGGAAAAAAGCACCTCGTGCCGCCGGGACCGCAGGCCATCTG ACGTGGCCAAGTTAAAG CACACGGACAGCGAGGGCGACCTCTATGCAGCCACTGAGCGCCCCCTTCCTTCCCGGACCCCCACGGCCACGCTGGCCTCTGGCAGGACAGAGATGGGGGCCGAAGACTCTGgccaggaggaaggggaggaaggggagtTCCTGCTGCCCGAAGAGGCCACGGCCTCCGGCCTCTCCATCACGGAAGAgatcctggagctgctcagccagcGGGGCCTCGACAAGGAGGCTGCCGGGAAGGGAAGGAGCTTCCCCCTGGAAGAAGGGGGCCAGGAGGCAAGCGGCCAGGCTCTGCag GAACCGCCCTTACAAGAGAGTCCCTTGGAAGCCccggggaaggaagaggaaggcattgcaaaagaggggggggaggaggaggaggaggaggaggaaggcgaccCCCAGAAGGAGCCCTCCTTAGGGGTCACCCCCCACGTCCTGCCCTTGCAAGCAGACGGTCTCCGGCCTGAGCCTCCTCCAGAGCTTCGCCCCCCCTTTGCCAGCGACTCTTCAGAAGAAGACGAGGAAGAGGAGCAGCTTCTGCAGCAGGAGGGGTCGAGCGGCCCTTCTCCCCTCCACGTCTTGGAGACCTTGGCCCCAGAGGAAGGCTCTGGAAGGGCAGAAGAGCCCAGCCAGTCCACTTGGGGCACGCAGGAGGCCCCGAACCAGGAGGGGCAGCCCCCCGAGGGCACCGAGGCCTCCAGCCACTCTGCCTGCCCTCCCCAAAGCTTGCTGGCTCCGATGAGCAGAGACGAGAGGATGGAGGTCAAGGCAGAGGGTGGGGCCCAGAGGGACCTCACCTTGACCAGGAGCGACTGGCTGCTGATTGAGAAGATCAAAAACTACTACGAGGGGGTGGGGCCGGCCAGTACGGCGCCAGGGCTGGCCAAGAAGGATTGGGCCCCTCCTGTGCCCGCCGGCGTGGTGCGAGAGTCCATCCTTCacttcaacagcatctggaggcaGAACGATGTGCAGGACTGGGAGGTGGGCGGAGCCAGAGTCAGAAAGCCCCTCCCACAGCTTGGCGCCAGCAGCCCCGGAGGAGGAGACTCTGGGAGAAGCCGGAGTCGGTCCTgccaggaggaggggaggggcctCCTGCCCATCAGCCTGGATCCTTCCAAGAGGGGGCGGAGCTGTTCTGAGAGTGGCCAATCAACAGAAAGCACTGAGCCTTCCAGATGCTGCATTGGACAGACACCCAGTGCCAGCTGTGAAAATTCCCATCAGGGGTGGAGCCCATCTGGGGACATGGAGTCGGACGCCACCCACAAGCCTTCTGTGCCTGGAAGTGGGAGTGGCTTGGAAGAGGAGGGCCCTGCAGGGTCTGAGTTCAGATCCTGCGCAGAGATCCGAAGGGCATGGCAGGAGAAGGAACGGAGTGCCATGGACACCCCAAAGAAGGGTGGCAAAGTGCGAGTGAACAGGGAGTCTCACTCCTCCCCAGAGATGCCAGTTTACGCCGAACCTCTGTACATCGTGGAGGATTCAGACCTAGAAGATCCGCCGTCTGCCTCCAAAGGAGACCCCGAGGTCGCCGCCAAGGTCCGGATGGGAGCAAAGGGCAGGCAGGAGGCAGAGGGGGTTGCCGAGGATGCTTCcagtcccctcccctccttcgaCCTTTACGAGAGCAGCGGGGACCCCTGTCTTCTTGAGAACTCGGAGCGCATCCTCAGCAAAGTGCAGGCCCTGGCCAAGATGTACAGTGAGAAGATCAGCCGCCTGAAAGCCCCAAAGAGGGTGACGGAGAGGAAGCCGGGGGTGCGGCCCCTGCAGCAGCGGAGGGGCCCCAGCGGGAGCCTCCTGGCTGGGGTGCAGGAGGGCAAGCCGGGATCCAGCTTCCCCCACT GCGAGCCACGCGTCTATGGCCACATCCTCATCCAGGAGCCCCTCCATCACGTGATCGGGGTCCAGGAGAACACGCCTCTTGTCGCTGCGACCCGGGGGACCGCCTTCGAGCTGCACAGCGAAAGGCCCCCTCTGCTCCTTTCTCCAGATCTCCTGGGTCCCTTGCGACAGGAACTGCCCTGCCCGCCAAGTCGCTCGCCCTGTGTTCAGTCGGGAGCCTGCCTGCCCTCTGCAGCCACGGAAGCAGCAGCCACGCACCAGGGCCGAAGCTTCCCGGGAAGCCCTCCACGACCCCTCTCGCCCGAGCCCGAGGTGGACCCTTCCACCCCAAAAGCCCCCAGCAAAGGCGGGGATCCTTCTTCCCACCCTGGGCTAGCAACAGAGGCAACGCTTAGAGCCACGAAACTGGAGGAAACCCCATGGACATTGGGGTTGGACaagggaagcaggcaggcagggcagcCGTCGTGCGGGTCTGAAATGCAGCCGGGGGTTCCTGTCGCCACCCGCATGCCGGAATCCCAGCAGAGCCAGGACAGCCACGACGTGCCCAGCGCTCCCCGTGTCTCTGGGCCCACAGAAGAGGCCACGGACAAGCCACCTGGCTCCTCGGCAGAATCTCCCCAGCTGCAAAAGCAGGCGGAGCCACCTTCCCTTCCAAACAGCAGCTCACCAGGGCGAGCAGAAAGCCCTTCGGGGAGAGCAGATCCCATGAAGTTGCCAGGGCGTGGGAGAAGGGAGGTACCGGTGCCAGCCCTAAGCGCAGAAGCCTCCAGAAGGGAGCCGGGGGCCTGCAGCGGGGTGGCCCCGCATCCCGGCCCCCTCCCGGAACACTCCAGGGCTGCCCCTCCCCCACTGCCTAGTAGCTCCTCGAGCCCATTGCCGGCTGGGGCAGGTACAGCGGTCAAAGGCCCCCCTCCCGCCAATGCTCCTGGTTTGCTGGCGGTGGAGGCGGAGGCGGTGGTGGCAGAGTCTCCAGGCCCCCTCCACGAGGGGCGCCAGACGGCCCCCCTCCCGAAGCTCCTGCCCTCCTCCTCGCCGGTCCGCCGGTGCCTCTCCTCCAGCGCCGCCGCCATCTCCAGGTACCTCGCGGCCTCCTGCATCAGCCACAGCTTGGCCAAGAAGAACGGGGGCCCTCCCCTGGAGGAGACGCCTGTGCCCGCCCGGCCTTTCCCCTCCGGGGGGGCGCCTGGGGGGCCCCCGGCCGACCCGCTGGCTCTGCTCCCCAGAGCGGCCCCCAAGGCCTCCAGCCGTGGGGGGAGACTGGGGTCCTGCTTGCCAAGGGAGGGGTGCCAGCCCTCTGGGTCGGGGCCTCCTTCGCCCACGCGCCACAAGGCCTTGCTGGCCACCGTCCAGGCCTTTGAGCCTCGCGTGCGCTTCGCTTCCGCCTCGGAGCCCAACTCCCGAGCCCAGTCGCCCTCCGCCGCAAAGCCTCGGGTCTGCTCCCCTCCTCCGACCAGCCCCCCCACAAGCAGCTTCACCCCCTTGTCCGCCCACCCCCACGGGCAGCCGACCGGCTCCGTCCTTTCCCCGGTGGCCCTGAGGCCGGACACGGCTGGGAGGAGCCACTCGTGCCCGCAGGTGGCCCCGTCGAGTCTGCCCGATGGCAGGCTGACCGAGAGCCTGGCCCCCAGCCCTTGCGCTGGCCCTCCGGACCTCGGGGGCCTCCAGTGGCCCAACGTGCCCGGCCTCTGTTTGAAGTACGTGAACAGAGAGCGCCGGCCGAGCAGCCCCCAGAGGAGGCCTCCTCCCGAGGGCCAGGGCTCCCCAAGCCCAGCGTTCCCCTTCAGTGGGGCGGACGCAGCGCCCCGCACAGACAGGAACCACCAGCGGGCCAGCTATTCCACCACCGTCAACATCCAGATCGGCGGGAGCGGCCGGATCGCCTCCTTCAGCAACGCACAGGTCAGCCTGACCCATCATCCCCTGCTGGCCACGCCGGAGCCCCTGAGTGCCAGGAAGGTCAACGGCAGCGCTTTGGAGGCACCCCAAAACACATGA
- the PLEKHG2 gene encoding pleckstrin homology domain-containing family G member 2 isoform X1 has product MWEQKGSAATRGSKDLLGLLVALIRLVLAARLGAKHPLTMPEGACRGSTRKGGREAAPRPSSVSSLGGLGSHMASNPFSGSCTSMNTVCSDSDRPASLSSSASSASLQDHQSVFGGSGGLGGGPPSYTPQNGSDISLDLTPVSLLDGMGEAPGGAGRHHGWSPGLARAKERQAKRSHLDRVVQEILETEQAYVRDLRSIVEDYLGCIINCEKLPLKPDQVSALFCNIEDIYEFNSDLLEDMQRNPCAHAVAECFVQRSEEFDLYTLYCMNYPNSVSVLRECMEDEAVARFFRERQATLSHFLPLETYLLKPVQRILKYHLLLQELVKHYEKSRPGYDTVEEASITMTAVAWYINDMKRKQEHATRLQEIQGLLVGWNGPELGAFGELILEGQFRVPRARKERVFFLLSKVLLITKRRGEAFIYKSHIFCCNLALQENTKEATSFKISDLSIPKQQHVVQVKNQEEKRLWIHYLKRLIVENHPASIPQKAKQVLLENSFQGSPGVLSSAESPKKPLPSPWLDESLACARSRRQSEPPEYMYSPERARRSCPILALEKSTSCRRDRRPSDVAKLKHTDSEGDLYAATERPLPSRTPTATLASGRTEMGAEDSGQEEGEEGEFLLPEEATASGLSITEEILELLSQRGLDKEAAGKGRSFPLEEGGQEASGQALQEPPLQESPLEAPGKEEEGIAKEGGEEEEEEEEGDPQKEPSLGVTPHVLPLQADGLRPEPPPELRPPFASDSSEEDEEEEQLLQQEGSSGPSPLHVLETLAPEEGSGRAEEPSQSTWGTQEAPNQEGQPPEGTEASSHSACPPQSLLAPMSRDERMEVKAEGGAQRDLTLTRSDWLLIEKIKNYYEGVGPASTAPGLAKKDWAPPVPAGVVRESILHFNSIWRQNDVQDWEVGGARVRKPLPQLGASSPGGGDSGRSRSRSCQEEGRGLLPISLDPSKRGRSCSESGQSTESTEPSRCCIGQTPSASCENSHQGWSPSGDMESDATHKPSVPGSGSGLEEEGPAGSEFRSCAEIRRAWQEKERSAMDTPKKGGKVRVNRESHSSPEMPVYAEPLYIVEDSDLEDPPSASKGDPEVAAKVRMGAKGRQEAEGVAEDASSPLPSFDLYESSGDPCLLENSERILSKVQALAKMYSEKISRLKAPKRVTERKPGVRPLQQRRGPSGSLLAGVQEGKPGSSFPHCEPRVYGHILIQEPLHHVIGVQENTPLVAATRGTAFELHSERPPLLLSPDLLGPLRQELPCPPSRSPCVQSGACLPSAATEAAATHQGRSFPGSPPRPLSPEPEVDPSTPKAPSKGGDPSSHPGLATEATLRATKLEETPWTLGLDKGSRQAGQPSCGSEMQPGVPVATRMPESQQSQDSHDVPSAPRVSGPTEEATDKPPGSSAESPQLQKQAEPPSLPNSSSPGRAESPSGRADPMKLPGRGRREVPVPALSAEASRREPGACSGVAPHPGPLPEHSRAAPPPLPSSSSSPLPAGAGTAVKGPPPANAPGLLAVEAEAVVAESPGPLHEGRQTAPLPKLLPSSSPVRRCLSSSAAAISRYLAASCISHSLAKKNGGPPLEETPVPARPFPSGGAPGGPPADPLALLPRAAPKASSRGGRLGSCLPREGCQPSGSGPPSPTRHKALLATVQAFEPRVRFASASEPNSRAQSPSAAKPRVCSPPPTSPPTSSFTPLSAHPHGQPTGSVLSPVALRPDTAGRSHSCPQVAPSSLPDGRLTESLAPSPCAGPPDLGGLQWPNVPGLCLKYVNRERRPSSPQRRPPPEGQGSPSPAFPFSGADAAPRTDRNHQRASYSTTVNIQIGGSGRIASFSNAQVSLTHHPLLATPEPLSARKVNGSALEAPQNT; this is encoded by the exons ATGTGGGAGCAAAAGGGGTCGGCAGCCACCAGAGGTTCTAAAGACTTGCTGGGCCTTCTTGTTGCATTGATCCGTCTTGTTTTGGCTGCTCG GTTGGGCGCCAAACATCCTCTCACCATGCCCGAGGGGGCCTGCAGGGGCAGCACCAGGAAAGGAGGTCGAGAAG CAGCACCCCGGCCCTCCTCCGTCTCCTCCCTGGGTGGCCTTGGCTCCCACATGGCGTCCAACCCCTTCTCGGGCAGCTGCACCTCCATGAACACCGTGTGTTCGGACAGTGACCGCCCTGCCAGCCTCAGCTCCTCGGCGTCTTCGGCCTCCCTCCAGGACCACCAGAGCGTctttggtggcagtggtggcctGGGAGGCGGCCCCCCATCGTACACCCCCCAAAACGGCAGTGACATCAGCCTGGACCTCACGCCCGTGTCCCTCCTGGATGGGATGGGAGAAGCCCCCGGGGGCGCCGGGCGGCATCACGGCTGGTCCCCCGGCTTGGCCAGGGCCAAGGAACGGCAGGCCAAGCGCTCCCACCTGGACCGGGTTGTCCAAGAAATCCTGGAGACAGAGCAGGCGTATGTCAGGGACCTGAGGAGCATCGTGGAG GACTACCTGGGCTGCATCATCAATTGCGAGAAGCTGCCGCTCAAGCCAGATCAAGTCAGCGCCTTGTTTTGCAACATCGAAGACATCTACGAGTTCAACAG CGACCTGCTGGAAGATATGCAGCGGAACCCCTGTGCCCACGCCGTGGCCGAGTGCTTCGTCCAGCGG AGTGAAGAATTCGATCTCTACACCTTGTACTGCATGAACTACCCCAA tTCTGTCTCGGTGCTGCGGGAATGCATGGAGGACGAGGCCGTGGCCAGATTCTTCCGGGAGAGACAAGCCACCCTCTCGCACTTCCTGCCCTTGGAGACCTACCTCCTCAAGCCTGTCCAGCGCATCCTGAAGTACCACCTGCTGCTCCAG gaaCTGGTGAAACATTACGAGAAGAGCCGTCCAGGTTATGACACGGTCGAAGAGGCTAGCATCACCATGACAGCTGTGGCTTGGTACATCAACGACATGAAGCGCAAGCAGGAGCACGCCACTCGGCTGCAG gAAATCCAGGGTCTCCTGGTGGGCTGGAATGGTCCAGAGCTGGGGGCGTTTGGTGAGCTGATCCTCGAGGGGCAGTTCCGGGTGCCTCGTGCACGGAAGGAGAGGGTCTTCTTCCTCCTCAGCAAGGTCCTCCTGATCACCAAGAGGCGCGGCGAAGCCTTCATCTACAAGAGCCACATCTTT tGCTGCAACCTGGCCCTGCAGGAGAACACCAAGGAGGCCACGAGCTTCAAGATCTCTGACCTGTCCATCCCTAAACAGCAGCATGTGGTCCAG GTGAAGAACCAGGAAGAAAAACGCCTGTGGATCCATTACCTGAAGCGTTTGATTGTGGAAAATCACCCGGCGTCCATTCCTCAGAAG GCCAAGCAGGTCCTGCTGGAGAACAGCTTCCAGG GTTCTCCTGGGGTCCTCTCCAGCGCTGAGTCTCCCAAGAAGCCCCTGCCTTCCCCGTGGCTGGATGAGTCCCTGGCATGCGCTCGCAGCAGGCGGCAGTCGG AGCCTCCGGAGTACATGTACAGCCCCGAGAGAGCCCGGAGAAGCTGCCCCATCTTAGCGCTGGAAAAAAGCACCTCGTGCCGCCGGGACCGCAGGCCATCTG ACGTGGCCAAGTTAAAG CACACGGACAGCGAGGGCGACCTCTATGCAGCCACTGAGCGCCCCCTTCCTTCCCGGACCCCCACGGCCACGCTGGCCTCTGGCAGGACAGAGATGGGGGCCGAAGACTCTGgccaggaggaaggggaggaaggggagtTCCTGCTGCCCGAAGAGGCCACGGCCTCCGGCCTCTCCATCACGGAAGAgatcctggagctgctcagccagcGGGGCCTCGACAAGGAGGCTGCCGGGAAGGGAAGGAGCTTCCCCCTGGAAGAAGGGGGCCAGGAGGCAAGCGGCCAGGCTCTGCag GAACCGCCCTTACAAGAGAGTCCCTTGGAAGCCccggggaaggaagaggaaggcattgcaaaagaggggggggaggaggaggaggaggaggaggaaggcgaccCCCAGAAGGAGCCCTCCTTAGGGGTCACCCCCCACGTCCTGCCCTTGCAAGCAGACGGTCTCCGGCCTGAGCCTCCTCCAGAGCTTCGCCCCCCCTTTGCCAGCGACTCTTCAGAAGAAGACGAGGAAGAGGAGCAGCTTCTGCAGCAGGAGGGGTCGAGCGGCCCTTCTCCCCTCCACGTCTTGGAGACCTTGGCCCCAGAGGAAGGCTCTGGAAGGGCAGAAGAGCCCAGCCAGTCCACTTGGGGCACGCAGGAGGCCCCGAACCAGGAGGGGCAGCCCCCCGAGGGCACCGAGGCCTCCAGCCACTCTGCCTGCCCTCCCCAAAGCTTGCTGGCTCCGATGAGCAGAGACGAGAGGATGGAGGTCAAGGCAGAGGGTGGGGCCCAGAGGGACCTCACCTTGACCAGGAGCGACTGGCTGCTGATTGAGAAGATCAAAAACTACTACGAGGGGGTGGGGCCGGCCAGTACGGCGCCAGGGCTGGCCAAGAAGGATTGGGCCCCTCCTGTGCCCGCCGGCGTGGTGCGAGAGTCCATCCTTCacttcaacagcatctggaggcaGAACGATGTGCAGGACTGGGAGGTGGGCGGAGCCAGAGTCAGAAAGCCCCTCCCACAGCTTGGCGCCAGCAGCCCCGGAGGAGGAGACTCTGGGAGAAGCCGGAGTCGGTCCTgccaggaggaggggaggggcctCCTGCCCATCAGCCTGGATCCTTCCAAGAGGGGGCGGAGCTGTTCTGAGAGTGGCCAATCAACAGAAAGCACTGAGCCTTCCAGATGCTGCATTGGACAGACACCCAGTGCCAGCTGTGAAAATTCCCATCAGGGGTGGAGCCCATCTGGGGACATGGAGTCGGACGCCACCCACAAGCCTTCTGTGCCTGGAAGTGGGAGTGGCTTGGAAGAGGAGGGCCCTGCAGGGTCTGAGTTCAGATCCTGCGCAGAGATCCGAAGGGCATGGCAGGAGAAGGAACGGAGTGCCATGGACACCCCAAAGAAGGGTGGCAAAGTGCGAGTGAACAGGGAGTCTCACTCCTCCCCAGAGATGCCAGTTTACGCCGAACCTCTGTACATCGTGGAGGATTCAGACCTAGAAGATCCGCCGTCTGCCTCCAAAGGAGACCCCGAGGTCGCCGCCAAGGTCCGGATGGGAGCAAAGGGCAGGCAGGAGGCAGAGGGGGTTGCCGAGGATGCTTCcagtcccctcccctccttcgaCCTTTACGAGAGCAGCGGGGACCCCTGTCTTCTTGAGAACTCGGAGCGCATCCTCAGCAAAGTGCAGGCCCTGGCCAAGATGTACAGTGAGAAGATCAGCCGCCTGAAAGCCCCAAAGAGGGTGACGGAGAGGAAGCCGGGGGTGCGGCCCCTGCAGCAGCGGAGGGGCCCCAGCGGGAGCCTCCTGGCTGGGGTGCAGGAGGGCAAGCCGGGATCCAGCTTCCCCCACT GCGAGCCACGCGTCTATGGCCACATCCTCATCCAGGAGCCCCTCCATCACGTGATCGGGGTCCAGGAGAACACGCCTCTTGTCGCTGCGACCCGGGGGACCGCCTTCGAGCTGCACAGCGAAAGGCCCCCTCTGCTCCTTTCTCCAGATCTCCTGGGTCCCTTGCGACAGGAACTGCCCTGCCCGCCAAGTCGCTCGCCCTGTGTTCAGTCGGGAGCCTGCCTGCCCTCTGCAGCCACGGAAGCAGCAGCCACGCACCAGGGCCGAAGCTTCCCGGGAAGCCCTCCACGACCCCTCTCGCCCGAGCCCGAGGTGGACCCTTCCACCCCAAAAGCCCCCAGCAAAGGCGGGGATCCTTCTTCCCACCCTGGGCTAGCAACAGAGGCAACGCTTAGAGCCACGAAACTGGAGGAAACCCCATGGACATTGGGGTTGGACaagggaagcaggcaggcagggcagcCGTCGTGCGGGTCTGAAATGCAGCCGGGGGTTCCTGTCGCCACCCGCATGCCGGAATCCCAGCAGAGCCAGGACAGCCACGACGTGCCCAGCGCTCCCCGTGTCTCTGGGCCCACAGAAGAGGCCACGGACAAGCCACCTGGCTCCTCGGCAGAATCTCCCCAGCTGCAAAAGCAGGCGGAGCCACCTTCCCTTCCAAACAGCAGCTCACCAGGGCGAGCAGAAAGCCCTTCGGGGAGAGCAGATCCCATGAAGTTGCCAGGGCGTGGGAGAAGGGAGGTACCGGTGCCAGCCCTAAGCGCAGAAGCCTCCAGAAGGGAGCCGGGGGCCTGCAGCGGGGTGGCCCCGCATCCCGGCCCCCTCCCGGAACACTCCAGGGCTGCCCCTCCCCCACTGCCTAGTAGCTCCTCGAGCCCATTGCCGGCTGGGGCAGGTACAGCGGTCAAAGGCCCCCCTCCCGCCAATGCTCCTGGTTTGCTGGCGGTGGAGGCGGAGGCGGTGGTGGCAGAGTCTCCAGGCCCCCTCCACGAGGGGCGCCAGACGGCCCCCCTCCCGAAGCTCCTGCCCTCCTCCTCGCCGGTCCGCCGGTGCCTCTCCTCCAGCGCCGCCGCCATCTCCAGGTACCTCGCGGCCTCCTGCATCAGCCACAGCTTGGCCAAGAAGAACGGGGGCCCTCCCCTGGAGGAGACGCCTGTGCCCGCCCGGCCTTTCCCCTCCGGGGGGGCGCCTGGGGGGCCCCCGGCCGACCCGCTGGCTCTGCTCCCCAGAGCGGCCCCCAAGGCCTCCAGCCGTGGGGGGAGACTGGGGTCCTGCTTGCCAAGGGAGGGGTGCCAGCCCTCTGGGTCGGGGCCTCCTTCGCCCACGCGCCACAAGGCCTTGCTGGCCACCGTCCAGGCCTTTGAGCCTCGCGTGCGCTTCGCTTCCGCCTCGGAGCCCAACTCCCGAGCCCAGTCGCCCTCCGCCGCAAAGCCTCGGGTCTGCTCCCCTCCTCCGACCAGCCCCCCCACAAGCAGCTTCACCCCCTTGTCCGCCCACCCCCACGGGCAGCCGACCGGCTCCGTCCTTTCCCCGGTGGCCCTGAGGCCGGACACGGCTGGGAGGAGCCACTCGTGCCCGCAGGTGGCCCCGTCGAGTCTGCCCGATGGCAGGCTGACCGAGAGCCTGGCCCCCAGCCCTTGCGCTGGCCCTCCGGACCTCGGGGGCCTCCAGTGGCCCAACGTGCCCGGCCTCTGTTTGAAGTACGTGAACAGAGAGCGCCGGCCGAGCAGCCCCCAGAGGAGGCCTCCTCCCGAGGGCCAGGGCTCCCCAAGCCCAGCGTTCCCCTTCAGTGGGGCGGACGCAGCGCCCCGCACAGACAGGAACCACCAGCGGGCCAGCTATTCCACCACCGTCAACATCCAGATCGGCGGGAGCGGCCGGATCGCCTCCTTCAGCAACGCACAGGTCAGCCTGACCCATCATCCCCTGCTGGCCACGCCGGAGCCCCTGAGTGCCAGGAAGGTCAACGGCAGCGCTTTGGAGGCACCCCAAAACACATGA